The following proteins come from a genomic window of Helicobacter canadensis MIT 98-5491:
- a CDS encoding polysaccharide deacetylase, producing MKAIMYHYVREGSHQLPFFRYLSIENFCRQLDYFEQQYGFVKMEDIVNCFILKKDNSYQTIHNKVLLTFDDGVIDHYSYVYPELLKRGIVGLFFVSTGVFDSNKALDVHRIHYCLGRMGGGGLYATTK from the coding sequence ATGAAAGCGATTATGTATCATTATGTTAGAGAGGGCAGTCATCAATTACCTTTTTTTAGGTATTTATCAATTGAAAATTTTTGCCGTCAGTTGGATTATTTTGAACAACAATATGGGTTTGTGAAAATGGAAGATATTGTCAATTGTTTTATTTTAAAAAAAGACAATTCTTATCAAACCATTCATAATAAGGTATTGCTAACATTTGATGATGGAGTAATAGATCACTATAGTTATGTATATCCAGAGTTGCTAAAGAGGGGTATTGTTGGATTATTTTTTGTTTCAACGGGAGTTTTTGATTCTAATAAGGCGTTAGATGTTCATAGAATCCATTATTGTCTTGGCAGGATGGGGGGGGGGGGCTTGTATGCGACTACTAAATAA
- a CDS encoding polysaccharide deacetylase family protein, which yields MFIESIIVLAGWGGGACMRLLNKIITDDMLEYDYDIKSNIYTKQKNDEATKEFKSVMNYFLKYEYREAVLDLIVKEIGIADQDLFKELYMSMDNMQEMQKNGMIFGSHSVKHCVMSKLSRDEQEKEIRNSFLFLERNLDMRKLKIFCYPYGGFHTFNEDTYEALKENNAMFAFNVESRDIEYKDILQNPYTLPRYDCNEFEFGQASLGVC from the coding sequence ATGTTCATAGAATCCATTATTGTCTTGGCAGGATGGGGGGGGGGGGCTTGTATGCGACTACTAAATAAAATTATTACAGATGATATGTTGGAGTATGATTATGATATAAAGTCAAACATTTATACAAAACAAAAAAATGATGAAGCTACTAAAGAATTCAAATCTGTTATGAATTACTTTTTGAAATATGAATATAGAGAAGCTGTGTTGGATCTTATAGTTAAAGAGATTGGGATTGCCGATCAAGATTTATTTAAAGAGCTTTATATGTCGATGGATAATATGCAGGAAATGCAAAAAAATGGCATGATATTTGGTAGTCATAGTGTTAAACATTGTGTAATGTCAAAATTGAGCAGGGATGAGCAAGAAAAAGAAATAAGGAATTCATTTTTATTCTTGGAGAGAAATTTGGATATGCGAAAATTAAAAATATTTTGTTATCCATATGGTGGCTTCCATACTTTTAACGAAGATACCTATGAGGCTTTAAAAGAAAATAATGCAATGTTTGCCTTTAATGTTGAGTCACGAGATATTGAATATAAGGATATTTTACAAAATCCTTATACTCTGCCAAGATATGATTGTAATGAGTTTGAGTTTGGTCAAGCTAGTTTGGGTGTCTGCTAA
- a CDS encoding SDR family NAD(P)-dependent oxidoreductase, whose protein sequence is MQKVIVITGTRKGIGKELAEHYLSQGFMVCGCSRGEASIIHGNYRHFCLDVNDEKAVASMVRNVKKEFGCIDILLNNAGIASMNHILTTPYKTIQNIFNTNVFGSFLFIREVAKVMVQNFKKTKTQKRIVNFATVATPLRLEGEAVYAASKAAIVSFTQVLAKELSEFNITVNAVGPTPVPTDLIKNVPKEKMQALLNQQAIKRFGEFKDVLNVVDFFIDEKSDFITGQIVYLGGVNG, encoded by the coding sequence GTGCAAAAAGTTATCGTTATTACAGGAACTAGGAAAGGTATAGGAAAAGAGTTGGCGGAACATTATTTATCCCAAGGTTTTATGGTTTGCGGTTGTTCGAGAGGAGAAGCCAGTATAATACATGGTAATTATAGACATTTTTGTCTTGATGTGAATGATGAAAAAGCTGTGGCATCTATGGTAAGAAATGTAAAAAAAGAGTTTGGTTGTATTGATATATTGCTTAATAACGCAGGGATAGCTTCTATGAATCATATTTTAACAACTCCCTACAAAACAATACAAAATATTTTTAATACTAATGTCTTTGGAAGTTTTTTGTTCATTAGAGAGGTGGCGAAAGTTATGGTTCAAAACTTTAAAAAAACAAAAACTCAGAAAAGAATAGTAAATTTTGCTACCGTTGCCACACCTTTACGTCTTGAGGGCGAAGCGGTATATGCTGCCTCAAAAGCAGCTATTGTTAGTTTTACGCAAGTGCTGGCAAAGGAATTGAGCGAATTTAACATTACTGTAAATGCTGTGGGACCAACACCAGTTCCAACGGATTTAATCAAAAATGTTCCTAAAGAAAAAATGCAAGCTCTCCTTAATCAACAAGCTATAAAACGCTTTGGAGAATTTAAGGATGTGCTTAATGTTGTTGATTTCTTTATCGATGAAAAAAGTGATTTTATAACAGGACAAATAGTCTATTTAGGTGGAGTAAATGGATAA
- a CDS encoding ANL family adenylate-forming protein, with the protein MDKFKNAFLNKIFCENQEQYVLVYEEQRYTYDDLCNNVINKINLLTNLGEINTIGIIGDYDFESISLFLACIELNKIIVPFINENEISNKLTEVNCDIILKGDEYQIQQKNHKNHDLIQKLINENKPGLILFSSGSTGVPKAVVHNFEAIIDLHITKQYNPTKTLGIFLPDHIAGIDVMLSVLGTGGSLVIPKSRKPKDVLEAMQRYKVEILPASPTLLRLLTLSEMEKCDLDSLKLIVYGSERMDSNLLQFLQKILPNVRCKQSFGTSETNAIKTRDHDTKEGYFKIMNCSYKILNNELYLKSKTQALGYLNADNSVFDDEGYFATGDLVEVIHKNNEEYIKIIGRNKEVINVGGEKVLPQEVEGVLMQIPFIQDCLVYGQSNPLTGQSVRVKIVLQKNENLDALEAKKKIRMFCRDKLTSYKIPTKVEIVQKLEISERFKKVRR; encoded by the coding sequence ATGGATAAATTTAAAAATGCTTTTTTGAATAAAATTTTTTGCGAGAATCAAGAACAATACGTGCTAGTTTATGAAGAGCAAAGATATACTTATGATGATTTATGTAACAATGTAATTAACAAAATCAACCTACTAACGAATCTTGGAGAGATTAATACTATAGGTATTATAGGGGATTATGACTTTGAAAGCATAAGTTTATTTTTAGCGTGTATAGAATTAAACAAAATTATTGTCCCATTTATAAATGAAAATGAGATTAGTAATAAACTAACAGAAGTTAATTGCGACATTATATTGAAAGGCGATGAGTATCAAATTCAACAGAAAAATCACAAAAATCACGATTTAATTCAAAAACTTATTAATGAAAATAAACCAGGATTGATTTTATTTTCAAGTGGTAGCACAGGGGTGCCAAAGGCAGTGGTACATAATTTTGAAGCCATAATAGATTTGCACATTACCAAACAATATAATCCTACTAAAACCCTTGGTATTTTCTTGCCCGACCATATTGCAGGCATTGATGTGATGCTTTCTGTTTTGGGTACAGGCGGTAGTCTTGTTATTCCAAAATCGAGAAAACCCAAAGATGTATTGGAGGCAATGCAAAGATATAAAGTGGAAATACTACCAGCTTCCCCAACACTTCTTAGGCTTTTGACACTCAGTGAAATGGAAAAATGTGATTTAGATTCGCTGAAGCTTATCGTATATGGTAGCGAAAGGATGGATTCTAATCTTTTACAATTTTTGCAAAAGATTTTGCCTAATGTAAGATGTAAGCAAAGTTTTGGAACGAGTGAGACAAATGCAATAAAAACTAGAGATCATGATACAAAAGAGGGATATTTTAAAATCATGAATTGTAGTTATAAAATTTTAAATAATGAACTTTATCTAAAATCCAAAACTCAAGCCTTAGGTTATTTAAATGCGGATAATTCTGTATTTGATGATGAAGGATATTTTGCCACAGGAGATTTGGTTGAAGTTATTCATAAAAATAACGAGGAATATATAAAAATTATCGGAAGAAATAAAGAGGTAATTAATGTTGGAGGAGAAAAGGTATTGCCCCAAGAAGTAGAAGGAGTATTAATGCAAATACCTTTCATACAAGATTGTTTGGTGTATGGGCAGAGTAATCCTTTAACTGGACAGAGTGTTCGTGTTAAAATTGTGTTGCAAAAAAATGAAAATCTCGATGCCTTAGAGGCTAAGAAAAAAATAAGAATGTTTTGCAGAGATAAATTAACTAGCTATAAAATACCCACTAAAGTAGAAATTGTTCAAAAGCTAGAAATTAGTGAAAGATTTAAAAAGGTGAGAAGATAG
- a CDS encoding N-acetylneuraminate synthase family protein, protein MKTPYIKLGDRKVGLEFKPLVIVEIGINHGGSLQVAYEMVDAAWKAGAEVIKHQTHVVHDEMSVHAKKVIPGNANVSIYDIMEECALSEEEEIELKRYVENKGMLFISTPFSRAAADRLERMGVMAYKIGSGECNNYPLIEHIARFKKPMIVSTGMNDIKSVCKTVEILRRHNVPYALLHTTNLYPTPAHLVRLGGMEELKNNFDDAVIGLSDHTTNNRACFAAVALGASIVERHFTDKMERKGPDIINSMDPVALKELIIGVEEIALMRGGIKEAAREEQVTIDFAFATVVAIKDIKKGEKFTMDNLWVKRPGTGPIKAEFFNDILDKRASMDICVDKHISWDDIDD, encoded by the coding sequence ATGAAAACACCATACATAAAATTGGGCGATCGAAAAGTAGGTTTAGAATTCAAGCCATTAGTTATAGTCGAAATTGGAATTAATCATGGCGGTTCATTGCAAGTGGCTTATGAAATGGTTGATGCTGCATGGAAAGCAGGAGCTGAAGTCATAAAACATCAAACTCATGTTGTTCATGATGAAATGAGTGTGCATGCTAAAAAAGTTATTCCGGGTAACGCCAATGTGTCAATTTATGATATCATGGAGGAATGTGCTTTGAGCGAAGAAGAGGAAATCGAGCTTAAACGATATGTTGAAAATAAAGGAATGTTGTTTATTAGTACCCCATTTTCTAGGGCAGCTGCCGATAGATTGGAAAGAATGGGGGTTATGGCTTATAAGATAGGCTCTGGAGAGTGCAATAATTACCCTTTAATTGAACATATTGCAAGGTTTAAGAAGCCTATGATTGTAAGCACAGGAATGAATGACATCAAGAGTGTATGTAAAACCGTAGAAATTTTAAGAAGACATAATGTCCCTTATGCGTTGTTGCATACCACAAATCTTTACCCGACTCCTGCACATTTGGTGAGATTAGGTGGGATGGAGGAATTAAAGAATAACTTTGATGATGCGGTGATCGGACTATCAGATCATACAACGAATAATAGAGCTTGTTTTGCGGCAGTTGCTTTAGGTGCCAGTATTGTGGAGAGGCATTTTACCGATAAAATGGAGAGAAAAGGTCCAGATATCATTAATTCAATGGATCCTGTTGCACTTAAGGAGTTAATTATTGGAGTGGAAGAGATAGCGTTGATGAGAGGTGGGATTAAAGAGGCTGCAAGAGAAGAGCAGGTAACTATTGATTTTGCTTTTGCCACAGTTGTAGCTATCAAGGATATTAAAAAAGGAGAAAAATTTACAATGGATAATTTGTGGGTTAAAAGACCTGGAACAGGACCCATAAAGGCAGAATTCTTTAATGATATTTTAGACAAGAGAGCGAGTATGGATATTTGTGTAGACAAACATATAAGTTGGGACGATATTGATGATTAA
- the neuC gene encoding UDP-N-acetylglucosamine 2-epimerase, with protein MIKKIVFLSGTRADFGKIKSLLQVCADLDSVEYSVFVTGMHMLSKYGSTFKEIDRFTTKTYKFINCFEGEPMEIVLSNTIDGFSKYVHEYKPDLIVVHGDRVEALAGSIVGSLNNVLVAHIEGGEKSGTVDEIMRHAITKMSHIHLVANQEARNRIVQMGEIAENVFIIGSPDIDIMCSKLPDIDVVREKYQIKYENYHIVLFHPVTTELDRFEKYASIFVEALLESSEENYVVIYPNNDMGSALILKQYEKFKGRNNFRLFPSINFECFLTLMKNATSVIGNSSAGIREAPFYNIPSINIGTRQMGRSNIETILNVDYDKEQIKAAIKEIIQAKTNVNNNIDRVRFGEGSSAKQFKKLIKSEKIWNVSVQKHFVDR; from the coding sequence ATGATTAAGAAGATTGTTTTTTTATCAGGTACAAGAGCGGATTTTGGAAAAATTAAAAGTTTATTGCAAGTTTGTGCTGATTTAGATAGTGTTGAATATAGCGTTTTTGTAACTGGTATGCATATGTTGAGTAAATATGGGAGCACTTTCAAAGAAATTGATAGATTTACAACCAAGACTTATAAGTTTATTAATTGTTTTGAAGGAGAGCCTATGGAAATTGTTTTATCTAATACAATCGATGGTTTTTCTAAATATGTTCATGAATATAAACCGGATTTAATTGTTGTTCATGGGGATAGAGTCGAAGCTCTTGCGGGATCAATAGTTGGTAGTCTCAATAATGTTTTGGTGGCGCATATAGAGGGTGGTGAAAAAAGTGGGACTGTTGATGAAATAATGCGACATGCTATTACTAAGATGTCTCATATACATTTGGTGGCTAATCAAGAAGCTAGAAATAGAATAGTTCAGATGGGGGAAATAGCTGAAAATGTTTTTATTATTGGCTCTCCAGATATAGATATTATGTGTTCTAAATTACCCGATATTGATGTTGTAAGGGAAAAATATCAAATTAAATATGAAAATTATCATATCGTTTTGTTTCATCCAGTTACAACAGAGTTGGATCGCTTTGAAAAATATGCTTCTATATTTGTGGAGGCTCTGTTGGAGAGTTCAGAAGAAAATTATGTAGTAATTTATCCAAACAATGATATGGGATCTGCATTAATATTAAAGCAATATGAAAAATTTAAAGGAAGAAATAATTTTAGACTTTTTCCTTCTATTAATTTTGAATGCTTTTTGACATTAATGAAAAATGCAACATCGGTTATTGGAAATTCTAGTGCTGGTATTAGAGAAGCACCATTTTATAATATTCCCAGTATTAATATTGGGACAAGACAAATGGGGCGTTCAAATATTGAAACTATCTTGAATGTTGATTACGACAAAGAACAGATTAAAGCAGCCATAAAAGAAATAATTCAAGCCAAAACAAATGTTAATAATAATATAGATAGGGTTCGCTTTGGGGAAGGTAGTAGTGCTAAGCAATTTAAAAAACTAATTAAAAGTGAAAAAATTTGGAATGTTTCTGTGCAAAAACATTTTGTTGATCGATAA
- a CDS encoding cytidylyltransferase domain-containing protein, whose translation MKERVIAIIPARGGSKGVYKKNIALVGGKPLITYTIEAALNSKIFSRIIVTTDSEEIANLASEYGVGVLERPKELATDTASSIDVISHVLGEIQQEEYSHFVLLQPTSPLRTARHIQKAWELYNTEMATTLVSVAGVDECPQKMLVREGDSIFPLTSYEDLVKPRQQLAKAYLPNGAIYICKISNFLHSRCLFEEKISLFEMSSDESIDIDANDDIRKAERILKEFKMDNKIIKIDNEEIVDIPSENASRARQLYKEEKFLSAIEIFSCKEKRSFFEAIEIIGVCYFKLQRFDETVKYLSKSINKFPVKSSKQAWLYLFNSYFKMNNNVMCFEVAIEALKYKKVDARMAKAVLEAFCMLEESKYLAVVNKIYPLYDEFCYKNNLKVPQRFTQAYAKYNYSLKETYNKKPVDISMEILDKFEVLVPTYQRKEAIISTIRNIKEVNKWIHMRVVDNASTDGTYEALQELAKEYPNLYVSQNEENLGYAGSMVRLLKECSRKFGIFTSDEEPIIVENTIKAIQYMIDDNIDFLSSQFFRKNSFFRGKANNYLMSPEEYMRASFFTSGIIFNMNLLQKYQDIIVKHTPRKQVYPEIIFAIVASIFGKCFWFNLPTAYILKYQLPTHSHDDTEEKSYTCLIERWRQFQRFMQFFQELFQETIEEKYKARIDSVMRHSASEIFFGLKNAAKREYKTLSEYF comes from the coding sequence ATGAAAGAGAGAGTTATTGCTATAATACCAGCAAGAGGTGGAAGCAAGGGTGTGTATAAAAAAAATATTGCCTTAGTGGGAGGCAAACCGCTGATAACATATACTATTGAGGCAGCGTTAAATTCAAAGATTTTTAGTCGGATAATAGTAACTACCGATAGCGAAGAGATTGCTAATTTGGCATCTGAGTATGGTGTTGGAGTATTAGAAAGGCCTAAAGAGTTGGCTACAGATACGGCTAGTAGTATTGATGTAATTTCGCATGTCTTAGGTGAAATACAGCAAGAAGAATATAGCCATTTTGTTTTATTGCAACCAACTTCTCCCTTGAGAACTGCGAGACATATTCAAAAGGCATGGGAGCTTTATAATACAGAAATGGCTACTACATTGGTTAGTGTGGCGGGAGTTGATGAATGTCCTCAGAAAATGTTGGTCAGAGAGGGTGATAGTATTTTTCCTCTCACTTCTTACGAAGATTTAGTTAAGCCAAGACAGCAGCTTGCAAAAGCATATCTCCCTAATGGAGCTATATATATCTGTAAAATTAGTAATTTTTTGCATTCAAGATGTTTATTTGAAGAAAAAATATCATTATTTGAAATGTCTAGTGATGAGAGCATTGATATTGATGCCAATGATGATATTAGAAAAGCAGAAAGAATTCTCAAGGAATTTAAAATGGACAATAAAATAATAAAAATTGATAATGAAGAGATAGTAGATATTCCTAGTGAAAATGCTTCTAGGGCGAGGCAGCTATATAAAGAAGAAAAGTTTTTATCAGCAATAGAAATTTTTTCTTGCAAAGAAAAAAGATCATTTTTTGAAGCAATTGAGATAATTGGTGTTTGTTATTTTAAGCTTCAAAGATTTGATGAGACAGTTAAATATTTAAGTAAAAGCATTAATAAATTCCCTGTAAAGAGTTCAAAGCAAGCTTGGTTATATCTTTTTAATAGCTACTTTAAAATGAACAATAATGTTATGTGTTTTGAAGTGGCAATAGAGGCCTTGAAATACAAAAAAGTGGATGCTAGAATGGCTAAAGCTGTTTTAGAGGCATTTTGTATGTTAGAGGAGAGTAAATATTTGGCAGTGGTTAACAAAATATATCCCTTATATGATGAGTTTTGTTACAAAAATAACTTAAAAGTTCCTCAGAGATTTACACAGGCTTATGCAAAATATAATTATTCATTGAAGGAAACTTATAACAAAAAACCTGTGGATATATCTATGGAAATTTTAGATAAATTTGAGGTTTTGGTACCAACATATCAAAGAAAAGAGGCAATTATATCGACCATTAGAAATATTAAAGAGGTTAATAAATGGATCCATATGAGAGTTGTCGATAATGCTTCAACGGATGGGACTTATGAAGCGTTGCAGGAATTGGCAAAAGAATATCCAAATTTGTATGTATCTCAGAATGAGGAAAATTTGGGATATGCCGGAAGTATGGTTAGATTACTAAAGGAATGTTCTAGAAAATTTGGGATATTTACATCAGATGAAGAACCAATTATAGTGGAAAACACTATAAAAGCGATACAATATATGATTGATGACAATATAGATTTTCTTTCATCGCAATTCTTTAGAAAAAATTCTTTTTTTCGCGGAAAAGCAAATAATTACCTAATGTCGCCAGAAGAATATATGAGAGCTTCATTTTTTACATCCGGTATTATATTTAACATGAATTTATTGCAGAAATATCAGGATATTATTGTTAAACATACACCCAGAAAGCAAGTATATCCAGAGATTATTTTTGCAATTGTGGCAAGTATATTTGGTAAGTGCTTTTGGTTTAATTTGCCAACAGCGTATATTCTGAAGTATCAATTGCCGACTCATTCTCATGATGATACGGAAGAGAAAAGCTATACTTGTCTTATTGAGCGTTGGAGGCAGTTTCAACGATTTATGCAATTTTTTCAGGAATTGTTTCAAGAGACCATTGAGGAAAAATATAAGGCAAGAATTGATAGTGTCATGAGGCATTCAGCGTCTGAAATTTTCTTTGGTTTAAAAAATGCAGCAAAAAGAGAATATAAGACGCTTAGTGAATATTTTTAG